One segment of Thermoanaerobacter kivui DNA contains the following:
- a CDS encoding glucose-1-phosphate adenylyltransferase: MKREIIALILAGGQGSRLESLTKTNAKPAVEFGGKYRIIDFTLSNCSNSSIEVVGVLTQYQPLILHSHIGIGSAWDLDRVNGGVTILPPYTGEKGGSWYSGTADAVLKNINFVERYSPENLLILSGDHIYKMRYLKMLKFHKQKDADVTIAVTKVPIEEASRFGIMNTYEDYRIYEFEEKPKKPKSTLASMGIYIFKWDKLKEVLLEDAQDESSSHDFGKDIIPKMLKKGYRMYAYLFKGYWKDVGTISSYWEASMDLINEDPYSSKEGIDLNLFDKNWKIYSFSFAYPPHYIGPSAEVSNSLIVEGCMVFGTVLNSVLSYGVMVGENAEVKNSITMSDTVIEEGAKVINSIIGPKVVIKRGSVIGNEKRITVIKEGEVVEGIMG; encoded by the coding sequence ATGAAAAGGGAAATTATTGCATTAATTCTTGCGGGTGGGCAGGGTAGCAGGCTTGAGTCATTGACCAAGACAAATGCAAAACCTGCAGTAGAGTTTGGAGGTAAATACCGAATAATTGATTTTACTTTAAGCAATTGCTCTAATTCTTCTATAGAAGTGGTAGGGGTTTTGACTCAGTATCAACCTCTCATACTTCACTCTCATATAGGGATAGGTAGTGCCTGGGATTTGGACAGGGTAAATGGAGGTGTGACGATACTCCCGCCTTATACTGGAGAAAAAGGAGGTAGCTGGTACAGTGGAACTGCTGATGCAGTGCTGAAGAATATAAACTTTGTGGAAAGATATTCTCCTGAAAATTTATTGATTCTCTCTGGAGACCACATATATAAAATGCGTTATTTAAAAATGTTAAAGTTTCACAAGCAAAAAGATGCAGATGTGACGATTGCTGTTACAAAAGTGCCAATAGAAGAGGCGTCCCGTTTTGGCATAATGAATACCTACGAAGATTACAGGATATATGAATTTGAAGAAAAGCCTAAAAAACCAAAAAGCACATTGGCCTCAATGGGGATATACATCTTTAAGTGGGATAAGTTAAAAGAAGTTTTGCTTGAAGATGCTCAAGACGAGAGCTCTTCACATGATTTTGGTAAAGACATAATTCCTAAGATGCTTAAAAAAGGATATAGGATGTACGCTTATCTTTTTAAGGGATATTGGAAGGATGTGGGTACAATAAGTAGTTATTGGGAAGCAAGTATGGACCTCATAAATGAAGATCCTTATTCTAGCAAAGAGGGCATAGACCTTAATCTATTTGATAAGAATTGGAAAATATATAGCTTTTCCTTCGCATATCCTCCCCACTACATTGGTCCTTCTGCAGAAGTTTCAAACTCCTTGATTGTTGAAGGTTGTATGGTATTTGGGACTGTTTTAAATTCTGTCCTATCTTATGGCGTGATGGTGGGGGAAAACGCGGAAGTGAAAAATTCTATCACCATGTCTGATACAGTTATTGAAGAAGGGGCAAAGGTCATAAACAGCATAATTGGCCCTAAAGTGGTAATAAAAAGAGGAAGTGTTATAGGAAATGAAAAGAGGATAACTGTGATAAAAGAGGGGGAAGTTGTGGAGGGGATTATGGGATAA
- the glgD gene encoding glucose-1-phosphate adenylyltransferase subunit GlgD — translation MLANYIGILNLNEDESNLKSLTMNRPLASVIIFGRYRVIDFILSDFVNAGIKTVGIFGQTHSRSLIDHLGTGKPWDLDRKMGGLFIFNYCLENPPISDVKLLKNNMEFFHRSSGDHVILASSRMIYKIDFNKVAKYHEEMGNDITVVYKKVKDEEGRFLNCDVFNLDENNKVLSVGKVLGLNVSVNVSMETFIMKKDLLVDFIYEGIEKNKHGSFKECIYESVNKLKVGAYEYKGYLSCVNSIKNYYITSMDILDLRVRKELFFEGGKVYTKTNDSPPTKYYEGCEVENSLISNGCLIKGKVKNSIISRGVEIKEGAVVEDSIIFSNCIIERGAFLKNAILDKNVIVEEGKKLIGDKKFPIVIEKGEIVENLLRKAGESRK, via the coding sequence ATGCTTGCTAATTATATAGGCATATTAAATTTGAACGAGGATGAAAGCAATTTAAAGAGCCTTACTATGAATAGGCCCTTGGCTTCTGTGATAATTTTTGGAAGGTATAGAGTGATAGATTTTATACTTTCAGATTTTGTAAATGCAGGCATAAAGACTGTAGGTATTTTTGGGCAAACTCATTCCCGGTCTTTAATTGACCATTTGGGTACAGGCAAGCCGTGGGACTTAGATAGAAAAATGGGAGGACTTTTTATATTCAATTATTGTTTAGAAAATCCTCCTATAAGCGATGTTAAACTTTTAAAAAATAACATGGAATTTTTTCACAGAAGCTCAGGTGACCATGTGATACTCGCTTCTTCTAGGATGATATACAAAATAGACTTCAACAAAGTCGCTAAATACCACGAAGAGATGGGAAATGATATAACAGTGGTATACAAAAAGGTGAAAGACGAGGAAGGAAGATTTTTAAACTGCGATGTGTTCAATTTGGATGAAAATAATAAAGTTTTAAGCGTAGGGAAAGTCTTGGGACTCAATGTAAGTGTGAATGTCTCTATGGAGACGTTTATAATGAAGAAAGACCTTTTGGTGGATTTTATTTACGAAGGTATAGAAAAAAACAAGCATGGTTCTTTTAAGGAATGCATATATGAGAGTGTGAATAAACTTAAGGTAGGGGCGTATGAGTACAAAGGCTATCTGAGCTGTGTAAATTCTATCAAAAATTACTATATCACTTCAATGGATATATTGGATTTGAGAGTGAGGAAGGAGCTATTTTTTGAGGGAGGTAAAGTTTACACAAAAACGAATGATTCTCCTCCTACAAAGTACTACGAAGGTTGTGAAGTAGAAAATTCGCTCATTTCAAACGGCTGCCTTATAAAGGGAAAAGTGAAAAACAGCATAATTTCAAGAGGAGTTGAGATAAAAGAGGGGGCAGTGGTGGAGGATTCAATAATTTTTTCAAATTGCATCATAGAAAGAGGAGCATTTCTAAAGAATGCCATTTTAGATAAAAATGTTATAGTGGAGGAGGGCAAAAAGCTAATTGGAGATAAAAAGTTTCCGATTGTAATAGAAAAGGGAGAAATAGTTGAAAATTTACTTAGAAAGGCAGGAGAAAGTAGAAAATGA
- a CDS encoding ABC transporter ATP-binding protein — protein sequence MGPNGVGKTTVVRMLCGLISPTSGEIFIEGVPMRRDTLELKRIIGIVPQHVNLEWEMTVWENLELHGRLYGIPLKERRKRICELLEYFELTSKVNEVITTLSGGMQKKLMIARALMHDPKILILDEPTASLDPDIRRKLWDLRLCTKRD from the coding sequence TTGGGGCCCAATGGAGTTGGAAAAACAACAGTAGTGAGAATGTTATGTGGGTTAATTTCTCCTACCTCTGGAGAGATTTTTATAGAAGGAGTTCCTATGAGAAGAGATACATTAGAACTGAAGAGAATAATAGGTATAGTGCCCCAACATGTAAATTTGGAGTGGGAAATGACTGTATGGGAAAACTTAGAACTTCATGGGCGCTTATATGGAATTCCTTTAAAAGAGAGGAGAAAAAGAATTTGTGAACTTCTTGAATATTTTGAATTAACTTCAAAAGTTAATGAAGTGATCACGACGCTATCTGGCGGAATGCAGAAGAAACTTATGATTGCTAGAGCATTAATGCATGATCCAAAAATATTAATACTAGATGAACCAACAGCTTCTCTTGATCCAGACATAAGGAGGAAGTTATGGGATTTAAGGCTATGCACCAAAAGGGATTAA
- the glgA gene encoding glycogen synthase GlgA, with protein sequence MKILFVASEAYPFARVGGLSDVAYSLPKALRKLGVDVRVMLPKYSQISQEYQNEMRHLANFIVPVGWRNQYCGIEYIEFEGIPYYLLDNEYYFKRHQYYGYYDDGERFAYFSRAILESIYHLEDFKPDIIHCNDWHTGIVPVLLKAHYSQSDVHKNIKIVFTIHNLKFQGVFHKIVLGDLLSLGDEYYDENRLKYYDGISFMKGGIIYSDKVTTVSKTYAEEIKTPFYGEGLHGLLEGIGDKLVGIVNGIDYDFYNPQTDKDIYVNYDVNSFEKKKENKVRLQKDLKLEVGENIPLIGLVSRLTNQKGIDLVLAVLEDILHTGVQFVVLGTGEKNYEDSLKYFAFKYPSQMAAIIDFSDSLAKKIYASSDMFLMPSLFEPCGISQQVAQRYGSLPIVRETGGLKDTVIPYNEYTGEGNGFSFTNYNAHDMLHVIEYAVSIYKDKERWNRIVRQAMEVDHSWNASAKGYLSLYESL encoded by the coding sequence ATGAAAATACTATTTGTTGCTTCAGAAGCGTATCCTTTTGCTAGAGTAGGTGGCCTTTCGGATGTAGCGTATTCTCTGCCAAAAGCTTTAAGGAAGTTGGGCGTTGACGTAAGAGTGATGCTTCCTAAATACAGTCAGATATCCCAGGAATATCAGAATGAGATGAGGCACCTTGCAAATTTTATAGTGCCTGTGGGTTGGAGAAATCAATACTGTGGAATTGAATATATAGAGTTTGAGGGAATTCCTTATTATCTTTTAGATAATGAATATTATTTTAAAAGACACCAATATTACGGATACTATGACGATGGAGAGAGGTTTGCTTATTTTAGCAGAGCTATTTTGGAGTCCATATACCATTTAGAAGATTTTAAGCCAGATATAATTCACTGCAATGACTGGCATACAGGTATTGTTCCAGTTTTATTAAAAGCCCATTACAGTCAAAGTGATGTCCACAAGAACATAAAAATAGTTTTTACTATACACAATTTAAAGTTTCAAGGGGTATTTCACAAAATAGTTTTAGGTGATCTACTATCCCTGGGAGATGAGTACTATGATGAGAACAGGCTTAAATACTACGATGGAATTTCTTTTATGAAAGGTGGAATCATATACTCAGACAAAGTGACAACTGTGAGTAAGACCTATGCAGAAGAGATAAAAACTCCTTTTTATGGCGAGGGGCTTCACGGACTTTTAGAAGGGATAGGAGATAAACTTGTAGGAATAGTAAATGGCATTGACTATGATTTTTATAACCCTCAAACAGATAAGGACATATATGTAAATTACGATGTAAATTCTTTTGAGAAGAAAAAAGAGAATAAGGTAAGGCTTCAAAAGGATTTAAAACTTGAAGTGGGGGAGAATATACCTTTAATAGGTCTCGTATCAAGGCTCACAAATCAAAAAGGTATTGATTTGGTCCTTGCAGTGCTGGAGGACATTTTGCATACAGGAGTACAATTCGTTGTTTTGGGCACAGGAGAAAAAAACTATGAAGATTCTCTTAAGTATTTTGCTTTTAAATATCCTTCTCAAATGGCTGCAATAATTGACTTTAGCGATTCACTGGCTAAAAAGATATATGCTTCATCAGATATGTTTTTAATGCCCTCTTTGTTTGAACCCTGCGGCATAAGTCAGCAAGTAGCTCAGAGATATGGGAGCCTTCCCATTGTAAGAGAGACAGGTGGGTTAAAAGATACAGTGATCCCCTATAATGAATACACTGGTGAGGGAAATGGTTTTTCATTTACAAACTACAACGCTCACGACATGTTGCACGTGATAGAGTATGCGGTGTCAATATATAAAGACAAAGAAAGGTGGAATAGGATAGTAAGGCAGGCTATGGAAGTAGACCACAGCTGGAATGCTTCTGCTAAAGGATATCTTTCACTTTACGAAAGTCTGTGA
- a CDS encoding ATP-binding cassette domain-containing protein codes for MGFKAMHQKGLTIVLTTHYVEEAEMLCERVGLMDKGSLITLGKPKELIGEIGRFVVEYFIEGRTIREFFSEREQAFERAESIKGNVNVRETNLEDAVLKLAGKF; via the coding sequence ATGGGATTTAAGGCTATGCACCAAAAGGGATTAACCATAGTTCTTACTACTCACTATGTTGAAGAAGCAGAAATGCTTTGTGAAAGAGTAGGTCTCATGGATAAAGGAAGTCTAATAACGCTGGGTAAACCTAAAGAGCTGATAGGAGAAATAGGGCGATTTGTAGTGGAGTATTTTATCGAGGGGAGGACTATAAGGGAATTTTTTTCCGAAAGAGAACAAGCGTTTGAAAGAGCAGAGAGTATAAAAGGAAATGTAAATGTCCGAGAGACCAATTTAGAGGATGCTGTTTTAAAATTAGCTGGAAAGTTTTGA
- the glgB gene encoding 1,4-alpha-glucan branching protein GlgB, which translates to MVKGRCTKSTIYLSDVRKFLKGEHFKSYAFLGNRFINYRGREGTVFCVWAPNAEKVGVAGDFNSWDAKNHMMLKVKDSGLWWIFIEGLKEGELYKYEIHTKDRKKILKADPYAIFSEVRPNTASIVKNLPEYQWHDEEWMEKRKKTNIFETPINIYELHLGSWRRKENGELLNYREIADLLVPYVKEMGYTYVELLPLMEHPLDMSWGYQITGYFSITSRFGTPEDFMYFVDTLHQHDIGVIMDWVPGHFCKDEYGLYNFDGTPLYEYEDPFIRENHHWGTANFDVSKPGVKSFLLSNAYFWFKEYHIDGFRCDAISNMLYLNTRSGRQEVQNQVVSFLQELNRLIFTNFPNPLMIAEESSAYPLVTYPDYEGGLGFNYKWDMGWMNDTLRYMSIIPEERKWHHNLLTFSIMYTYSENFILPLSHDEVVHGKKSLLDKMPGSCEEKFANLRVLYGYMMTHPGKKLLFMGGEFGQFIEWDFKKELDWFLLDYTMHKSLHQYMKDLNQIYLSNKCLWEMDHSTEGFLWIDVHNSEQSIISYIRYAKDKKDFLVVVCNFSRVSYPIYRIGVPEFSVYKEILNSDDVKYGGRGFVNEGPIEAEKVGMHGKPYSIQIKLSHLSVVILKPEYNEVI; encoded by the coding sequence ATGGTGAAGGGCAGGTGTACGAAGTCTACAATTTACCTTTCCGATGTCAGAAAATTTTTAAAAGGAGAACATTTCAAATCTTACGCATTTTTAGGAAACAGGTTTATAAACTATCGAGGTAGGGAAGGGACGGTATTTTGTGTTTGGGCGCCTAACGCAGAGAAGGTAGGAGTTGCTGGTGATTTTAACAGCTGGGATGCAAAAAATCACATGATGCTCAAAGTAAAAGATTCAGGATTGTGGTGGATTTTCATAGAAGGGTTAAAGGAAGGGGAACTTTATAAATACGAAATTCACACAAAAGACAGGAAAAAGATTCTGAAAGCAGACCCTTATGCTATTTTTTCAGAAGTGCGACCTAATACTGCTTCTATTGTAAAAAATCTGCCTGAATACCAATGGCATGATGAAGAATGGATGGAGAAAAGAAAAAAGACAAATATTTTTGAAACTCCTATAAATATCTATGAGCTTCATTTGGGATCTTGGAGAAGGAAAGAAAATGGAGAATTGTTAAATTACAGAGAAATTGCCGACTTACTTGTGCCTTACGTGAAGGAGATGGGATATACCTATGTAGAACTGCTGCCTTTAATGGAACATCCTCTGGATATGTCTTGGGGGTATCAAATAACAGGATATTTTTCTATAACAAGCCGCTTTGGCACTCCTGAAGATTTTATGTATTTCGTTGATACACTGCATCAACATGACATTGGGGTAATTATGGACTGGGTGCCTGGGCATTTTTGCAAGGACGAATACGGATTGTACAATTTTGATGGGACACCTCTTTATGAGTATGAAGACCCTTTCATAAGAGAAAACCATCACTGGGGGACAGCCAATTTTGACGTGTCAAAACCAGGTGTAAAAAGTTTTCTCCTTTCTAATGCTTATTTCTGGTTTAAAGAGTACCACATTGACGGTTTCAGGTGTGATGCTATTTCTAACATGCTCTATCTTAATACCCGTTCTGGAAGGCAGGAAGTCCAAAATCAGGTGGTTTCCTTCTTACAGGAACTAAACAGGCTAATCTTTACCAATTTTCCCAATCCTTTGATGATTGCAGAAGAATCAAGTGCATATCCTTTGGTCACTTATCCTGATTATGAAGGTGGTCTTGGATTTAATTATAAATGGGATATGGGATGGATGAATGACACGTTAAGATATATGTCAATCATCCCTGAAGAGAGGAAATGGCATCACAATCTTCTCACTTTTTCAATTATGTACACATACTCTGAAAATTTCATATTGCCTTTGTCCCACGATGAGGTGGTGCACGGCAAAAAATCTTTACTTGACAAAATGCCGGGAAGCTGTGAAGAAAAGTTTGCAAATTTAAGGGTTTTATACGGATACATGATGACTCACCCGGGAAAGAAGCTACTTTTTATGGGAGGAGAATTCGGACAGTTTATAGAATGGGACTTTAAAAAAGAGCTGGACTGGTTTTTGCTGGATTATACAATGCATAAAAGCTTACATCAATATATGAAGGACTTAAATCAAATATATCTTTCTAATAAATGTTTGTGGGAAATGGACCACTCGACGGAAGGGTTTTTATGGATTGATGTGCATAACAGCGAACAGAGCATTATTTCTTACATAAGATATGCAAAAGACAAAAAGGATTTTTTAGTTGTTGTGTGCAACTTCAGCAGAGTGTCGTATCCCATCTACAGAATAGGTGTGCCTGAATTTTCAGTGTACAAAGAGATTTTGAACAGCGATGATGTCAAATACGGGGGAAGAGGCTTTGTAAATGAAGGTCCCATTGAAGCTGAAAAAGTAGGAATGCATGGCAAGCCTTACAGCATACAAATAAAATTGTCTCATCTTTCTGTAGTCATATTAAAGCCAGAGTATAATGAGGTGATTTGA